In the Blautia coccoides genome, CCTCAGGTACGTGTCTGATCAGAGTGTCTGTGACAAATGCGATTCCCATGCCGTAACAGGCCAGGTGGTAGGCAGTGACCTGCTGATCCAGCTTCAGAGGAACATTGGGTGTGAGACCCGCGTGCTTCAGGAGCAGATCAGAGCGCTCACGTGTGTCGTTTCCTGCCCGCAGAAGCAGGAAAGGGTCGGATGAAAAATGTTGTATGATATCAGGACAGGCGGCATTGTCCTGATAAGAGCCGCTTTTTATAGAGGCGGCATCCAGACAGAAGGCTTTCAGGCCTTTTTTATGGGCAAGCGCGGCGGGCACTGCCAAAAGGAGCTGTTCTTTGCAGAAAAAGTGGCGTTCATATATGGTGTCTGAGAACGTATAGTTGTCAATGACCAGATCCAGATTGCCGGAAAAGAGCTGCTTTTCCAGATCGTTGGTGGTGGATTCTGTCATTTTTACATCTATGGATGGATACTTTCCCATAAAACCGGAGAGCAGAGGCGGCAGGACATAGGAGGCAAATAGATTACTCCCGCCAACAGAGAGGTGTCCGGTACAGAGAGCCTCAAAGTCATTTAAATAATTCTCAAATTCGTTTTCCATATCCATGAGATGTTCCGCGTAATGTATGTATTTTTCCCCGCACTCTGTAAGTCGGACCGGGCTGGTGCTCCTGTCAAAAATAGGTGTCCCCAGACGGGTTTCAATCTTCTTTATGGTTGCACTCAGGGAGGGCTGGGAGATGTAGAGGTTGGCGGCAGCTTTTGAAAAGCTTCTGGTTTTATAAACCTCGTAAACGTATTTTTTTCCTTCAAACATAGATTCCACCTGCATTTTTTATTTACTGCAACGGTTCAGTGCCTTTACGGTTACGGGCAAAAATCCGTGTAGAATCGCCGTTGTCCATGGAAGCTCTGCATGGCTGCCGAACATTTTTTACAGTCAGCGCTGTAAACGCGCAGATCTGCGGAACCGTTACATTTTATTTTTTATTTTACCATGAATGTTCCGGTATATAAATAGTTATTTATAATAAATATATACATATATGTATTAGCTTCTAATAAAAGCCGAACGTATAATGTAGATAACAAAAGACTTCTGCTGAGGCCGCTGCTCTGAAATGGTAACAGTTCAGCCTTTCACTATTATGCGAGGTGTTGCTTTGCATTTGCGAGGTAATCTCGAGGCAGCCACGCGCCGGATTGCGGTTTTTGCAGTCTATGTGCATGCTTTTGTTGCTATGAAGCCGAAAGGCTGAATAGTAACCTGAAATGTGATCTCAGATATCCGTGCCGGGGATGCGGGTTGGCAATAGAAGTCTCACGAAAAAAACACCGCAGGCGAGAAAAACAGGTGAAGTCTGCCGAAAAAGAGGTAAGGAAGATATGGAAACAAAAGAGAAGATCATGAAGACAAGAGTGGAACACGATTCTATCGGAACAAAAGAAGTACCGGCAGAGGCCTACTACGGGGTACAGACCCTCCGCGCTGCCGAGAATTTTTACATAACGGGCATGAATATGCATCCGGAATTGATCAACAGTGTGGCGCAGATAAAAAAAGCGGCAGCGATCACCAACTTTGAAGTGGGGCGGCTGGACAAAAAAAGAACAGATGCCATCGTGCGGGCCTGTGATGAGATCATTGCCGGCAGGCTTCACGACCAGTTTATTGTGGATCCCATCCAGGGCGGGGCAGGGACATCCTTAAATATGAACGCCAATGAGGTGATCGCAAACAGAGCCATTGAAATCTTAGGCGGGAGAAAAGGAGATTATTCCATTGTCAATCCCAATGACCATGTAAATTACGGGCAGTCCACCAACGACGTATTTCCCTCCTGCGGAAGGATCACAGCACTGAAGCTTTTGAATCGGGCAAAAGAGCAGTTGGAACGGTTGTACGGTGCGCTTATGGAAAAAGCAGAGGAATTCGACGACGTGATCAAAATGGGCAGGACTCAGCTCCAGGATGCAGTACCGATTCGTCTGGGACAGGAGTTCAGGGCCTATGCCACGGCGATCCGCCGGGATATTACAAGATTTGAACATGCTAAGGAGGAGATGAGTTCCCTGAATCTGGGCGGTACAGCCATTGGAACGGGCTTGAATGCAGATGTGCAGTATCTTCAGAAGGTGGTGA is a window encoding:
- the aspA gene encoding aspartate ammonia-lyase, with translation METKEKIMKTRVEHDSIGTKEVPAEAYYGVQTLRAAENFYITGMNMHPELINSVAQIKKAAAITNFEVGRLDKKRTDAIVRACDEIIAGRLHDQFIVDPIQGGAGTSLNMNANEVIANRAIEILGGRKGDYSIVNPNDHVNYGQSTNDVFPSCGRITALKLLNRAKEQLERLYGALMEKAEEFDDVIKMGRTQLQDAVPIRLGQEFRAYATAIRRDITRFEHAKEEMSSLNLGGTAIGTGLNADVQYLQKVVKNIALVSGLDLVQSYDLIDATQNLDGYTSISGAVKTCAVNLSKMSNDLRLMSSGPRAGLGEINLPARQNGSSIMPGKVNPVIPEVVNQVAFNIIGNDMTIAMATEAGQLELNAFEPIIFYNLFQSIETLTFAVHTLVDNCITGITANREHCRNMVENSVGIITAICPHVGYEKAAVLAKEAILTGASVRSLILRDKLLGEEELNVILNPYSMTEPGISGEELLDNI
- a CDS encoding LysR family transcriptional regulator; translated protein: MFEGKKYVYEVYKTRSFSKAAANLYISQPSLSATIKKIETRLGTPIFDRSTSPVRLTECGEKYIHYAEHLMDMENEFENYLNDFEALCTGHLSVGGSNLFASYVLPPLLSGFMGKYPSIDVKMTESTTNDLEKQLFSGNLDLVIDNYTFSDTIYERHFFCKEQLLLAVPAALAHKKGLKAFCLDAASIKSGSYQDNAACPDIIQHFSSDPFLLLRAGNDTRERSDLLLKHAGLTPNVPLKLDQQVTAYHLACYGMGIAFVTDTLIRHVPEDSRIVFYKLEPEISQRNIYFYHKRSRYVTRAMEEFLKIADSGIHTL